ATATTGTCATAAAATACTTTATCATGTTAAAATACTATCAATATAATATGGGAGGTCGAGATTTTGGAAAAATATTTCAGGCTCAAAGAACATGGAACAACTGCTGGAACTGAAGTAGTAGCTGGACTTACAACATTTTTCACAATGGCTTACATTATTTTTGTTAACCCAGCAATATTGTCCCAGACAGGCATGTCAAAAGACGGAGTATTTGTTGCAACAATTCTTGCATCAGTAATTGGTACTTTAGTGATGGGTCTTTTTGCAAACGTTCCTTATGCTTTAGCACCAGGTATGGGTCTTAACGCATTCTTTACTTATACTGTTTGTTTCGGTATGGGATTCAAATGGCAGGAAGCATTAGCCCTCGTATTTATCTGCGGTATTATTAACATAATCGTTACCGTTACAAAAGTAAGAAAAATCATTATCAGATCAATTCCAGAATCACTTCAAAATGCCATCGGCGGGGGTATAGGTTTATTTATTGCTTATATTGGTATTAAAGATGCTGGCTTTTTATCATTCACAGCCGATCCTAACACATACGTAGTGAACAACGGAACGGTAATAACAGACAGCTCAATAGTGCCTGCTCTTGCAACATTTAGCAAGCCTGCTGTTATACTTGCTTTAATAGGACTAATACTCACAATAGTTCTTCTTGTTCTCAAAGTAAGAGGGTCAATTTTTATAAGTATAATTGCAACTACAATCATCGGCATGTTTATAGGAGTTGTAGATGTATCAAGCGTAAAATGGTTTGACATGAGCTCCGTTTCACATGTTAACGAAACTGCTTTCAAATTCTTCGGCAGTGACGGACTAGGATCAATGTTTGCTACACCAGATAAATTAATTCTTTCTATCGTAACGATATTTGCATTCAGCTTGTCTGATACATTCGATACAATAGGTACATTTATTGGAACTGGTAGAATAAGCGGTATATTCGATGCTAAAGACGAAGAAGCACTTGAAAACGGCAAAGGCTTCAATTCCAAGATGGATAAAGCCCTTTTTGCAGATTCAATAGCTACATCAATCGGTGCTTTACTCGGAACTTCCAATACAACAACATACGTTGAAAGTTCTGCGGGTATTGCTGCTGGCGGCAGAACGGGACTTACAAGTGTAGTTACTGCTATATTGTTCATCCTTTGCTTACCTTTTGCCGGTGCTTTTGGTATCGTTCCTGCAGCAGCGACTGCACCAGCTCTTATCGTTGTTGGTATTATGATGGCTGCATCTTTTGTCAACATTAAGTGGAACGAATTCACCGAGGCAGCTCCTGCTTTCATGACTGTTATTATTATGGCATTTGCTTATAATATCAGCTATGGTATCGCAGCTGGCTTTATCGTATACTGCTTAGTTAAAATATTTAAAGGTGAAGCCAAAAAAGTTCATCCAATCATTTACGGTGCTTCAGTATTGTTTATAATAAACTTTATTATACTTGCAATACGTGCATTACAGAAATAAGCTTTAAAAATTTAACAGCTTGCCGTAAACGGCAAGCTGTTTTTTTTCTATGCAAGAGCCTGCATCATTTCTTCCACCGTAATATCCTTTTGGAGAGCCGCATTTATTGAATAGCCCATCAGCCTCGAACTTGATAAAACTATATCATCAATATCTTTTGGTGTAACAAAAAGATTTAGGTCATATGGGGCAAGCGTTTCA
The Bacillota bacterium DNA segment above includes these coding regions:
- a CDS encoding NCS2 family permease; translated protein: MEKYFRLKEHGTTAGTEVVAGLTTFFTMAYIIFVNPAILSQTGMSKDGVFVATILASVIGTLVMGLFANVPYALAPGMGLNAFFTYTVCFGMGFKWQEALALVFICGIINIIVTVTKVRKIIIRSIPESLQNAIGGGIGLFIAYIGIKDAGFLSFTADPNTYVVNNGTVITDSSIVPALATFSKPAVILALIGLILTIVLLVLKVRGSIFISIIATTIIGMFIGVVDVSSVKWFDMSSVSHVNETAFKFFGSDGLGSMFATPDKLILSIVTIFAFSLSDTFDTIGTFIGTGRISGIFDAKDEEALENGKGFNSKMDKALFADSIATSIGALLGTSNTTTYVESSAGIAAGGRTGLTSVVTAILFILCLPFAGAFGIVPAAATAPALIVVGIMMAASFVNIKWNEFTEAAPAFMTVIIMAFAYNISYGIAAGFIVYCLVKIFKGEAKKVHPIIYGASVLFIINFIILAIRALQK